A stretch of the Halomonas sp. CH40 genome encodes the following:
- the ruvA gene encoding Holliday junction branch migration protein RuvA: protein MIGRLTGQLLQKQPPWIVIDVHGVGYELEASMTALVALPSVGEQVSLFTHLTVRDDAHLLYGFVREQERALFRALIKVNGVGPKLALAILSGMDEDAFMRCIRDDDSKALTRLPGVGKKTAERLIIEMRDRFPEWEQTSSEPSLLDPQANPQHRNALADAESALVSLGYKPTEAAKMLSGLEADQPTEALIKAALTQRMSS, encoded by the coding sequence ATGATTGGACGCCTGACAGGGCAGTTGCTGCAAAAGCAGCCACCGTGGATTGTAATTGATGTGCATGGCGTCGGGTATGAACTCGAAGCGTCAATGACTGCACTGGTGGCGCTACCTTCCGTGGGTGAGCAGGTTTCCCTGTTTACCCATCTGACCGTGCGTGATGATGCCCATCTGCTGTATGGTTTCGTGCGGGAACAGGAACGCGCGCTGTTCCGTGCCTTGATAAAAGTCAACGGTGTAGGGCCCAAGCTGGCCTTGGCAATTCTGTCCGGGATGGATGAAGATGCCTTCATGCGCTGCATCCGCGATGACGACAGCAAGGCGCTGACCCGTTTGCCCGGTGTTGGCAAGAAAACCGCAGAACGCCTGATTATCGAAATGCGCGACCGCTTTCCAGAATGGGAACAAACTTCCAGCGAACCCTCACTGCTTGACCCGCAAGCCAATCCCCAGCACCGCAATGCTTTGGCAGATGCGGAGTCAGCCCTGGTCAGTCTTGGCTATAAGCCTACCGAAGCAGCAAAAATGCTGTCAGGCCTGGAGGCAGATCAGCCCACGGAAGCCTTGATTAAAGCGGCGTTGACCCAGCGTATGAGTAGCTAA
- a CDS encoding LysR substrate-binding domain-containing protein: MNLETKWLEDFVALANTRSFSASARQRHVTQPAFSRRIRALEQAVDVTLVDRSTTPVGLTSEGQLFLITARNLVEQLNESLSHLRGLSIANEALDIVAAHSLALSFFPPWISRLQKGLGELPTRLVAMNVGEAIHVLREGNCDLMLAYYDPFATMQLDAEVFPSFSIGKVKMLPVSIADEQGKPLFSLQTDTSIPYLAYTQGAFLGRSVRMLLKNDPLRLKLRTVYETAMAEGLKGMVLQGVGVAWIPDFCIREELKKGTLVRAGDESWDIPLEIRLYRCSLVHKPGVERLWRQMMKLPRDFLEA, from the coding sequence GTGAATTTGGAAACCAAGTGGTTGGAAGATTTTGTCGCCCTGGCCAATACTCGCAGCTTTTCCGCATCAGCACGTCAACGCCACGTCACCCAGCCTGCCTTCAGCCGCCGGATTAGAGCGCTTGAGCAGGCTGTGGACGTTACTCTGGTCGACCGTTCAACGACTCCGGTTGGATTGACCTCAGAAGGGCAGCTGTTTCTGATCACAGCACGTAACCTTGTTGAGCAGCTGAATGAATCACTGAGCCATCTTCGCGGGTTGTCTATTGCCAATGAAGCGCTGGATATAGTGGCTGCTCATTCACTAGCGCTGAGTTTTTTTCCGCCCTGGATTTCCAGGTTGCAGAAAGGTCTCGGTGAGTTGCCAACCCGCCTGGTGGCCATGAACGTAGGCGAAGCCATACACGTACTGCGAGAGGGCAACTGCGATCTGATGTTGGCCTACTACGACCCTTTTGCCACCATGCAATTAGACGCCGAAGTGTTTCCGTCTTTCTCGATTGGCAAAGTCAAGATGTTGCCCGTTTCCATAGCAGACGAGCAAGGTAAGCCGCTATTCTCTCTGCAAACAGATACCTCCATACCCTATCTGGCTTATACCCAGGGCGCCTTTCTGGGTCGCAGTGTGCGGATGCTGCTGAAAAATGATCCGCTGCGCCTAAAGTTACGCACCGTGTATGAAACCGCTATGGCAGAAGGCCTGAAAGGCATGGTGCTCCAGGGCGTAGGCGTGGCCTGGATACCTGATTTCTGCATCCGTGAAGAGTTAAAGAAAGGCACTCTGGTGCGAGCAGGCGATGAAAGCTGGGATATCCCGCTGGAAATACGCCTTTACCGGTGCTCATTGGTGCACAAGCCAGGGGTTGAACGCCTATGGCGGCAAATGATGAAGCTCCCCCGTGATTTTCTGGAAGCCTGA
- a CDS encoding bifunctional nicotinamide-nucleotide adenylyltransferase/Nudix hydroxylase: MPSVQTLEHPAADKGYEFDCLVFIGRFQPPHLGHVAVIREALKQASQVIVLVGSAWQARSLRNPWQFNDRQKMLTSSFDDEENQRLEITPLLDALYNDDVWVRDVQRRVRDLTVPENGKLPRIGLIGASRGQSSYYLSLFPQWESVSVPVVEGISASQIRERLFRSQGSSNDYLSTGAFHDLPPGVIEYVQQFCQEEAYQRLIEEQQLLDQYRKAWAEAPYPPIFVTVNAVVVQSGHVLLVRRKAAPGKGLYALPGGFINSHERLLDACLRELRERIRLKVPEPVLKGSLRGQRLFDEPHRSWRGRTLAEAFYFALRPDQQLPRLKPVKGGDHARWIALADLEPDSLFEDHFFIIQNFLGLPADFGTSG, from the coding sequence ATGCCCAGCGTTCAAACACTTGAACACCCTGCTGCAGATAAAGGCTATGAATTTGACTGCCTGGTATTTATTGGTCGTTTTCAGCCACCTCACCTAGGGCATGTGGCCGTTATCCGTGAAGCATTAAAACAGGCGAGCCAGGTCATCGTGCTGGTCGGGTCGGCCTGGCAGGCGCGCTCATTGCGAAACCCCTGGCAGTTCAACGACCGCCAGAAGATGCTGACCTCCAGTTTTGACGATGAAGAGAATCAGCGCCTTGAGATTACTCCCTTGCTGGATGCACTCTATAACGATGATGTTTGGGTACGCGACGTACAAAGGCGCGTACGCGATCTTACCGTTCCTGAAAATGGCAAGCTGCCGAGAATCGGCCTGATTGGTGCCAGTCGCGGGCAGTCCAGTTACTATCTTTCACTGTTTCCGCAGTGGGAGTCTGTCAGTGTGCCCGTGGTGGAAGGTATTTCAGCCAGCCAGATCCGTGAACGCCTGTTTCGCTCTCAAGGCTCAAGTAATGATTATCTCAGTACCGGTGCCTTTCATGACTTGCCACCTGGGGTGATTGAATACGTTCAGCAGTTTTGTCAGGAAGAAGCCTATCAGCGCCTGATTGAAGAACAGCAACTGCTTGATCAATACCGCAAAGCTTGGGCGGAAGCACCCTACCCGCCTATTTTTGTGACAGTGAACGCGGTGGTCGTTCAATCTGGGCACGTATTACTTGTTCGCCGTAAAGCAGCACCGGGCAAAGGGCTTTACGCGCTGCCTGGTGGTTTTATCAATTCTCATGAGCGTTTACTGGATGCCTGCCTGCGCGAGTTGCGCGAACGCATTCGCCTGAAAGTGCCTGAGCCGGTATTGAAAGGTTCGCTGCGTGGTCAGCGCCTGTTTGACGAACCCCACCGCAGCTGGCGTGGAAGAACACTGGCAGAAGCGTTTTATTTTGCTTTGCGCCCGGATCAGCAGCTGCCGCGGCTCAAGCCTGTCAAAGGCGGAGACCATGCACGCTGGATAGCGCTGGCCGATCTTGAGCCGGACAGCCTGTTCGAAGATCATTTCTTTATCATTCAGAACTTTCTGGGGCTGCCAGCGGATTTTGGAACCAGTGGATAA
- a CDS encoding YihY/virulence factor BrkB family protein: MLKRSVIFWSQVVKDAVQLWLERNAFSYAGSLAFYTLFSLAPVVIIAVTVIGVVMGEDAAHGQIVAQLQETMGVEAASAIEQAVAQSRIEEAGILPTLLGFGALLVGATTVFGQMQFSLNTIWGVTARPTANSALIFLKNRFLSLTVVLSIGFILLVSLAAGVVVRAMLKAADDLLPYTTLIASSAESLISLGVVILLFATIFKVLPDVVLRWQDVLIGAVVTAVLFTIGRSVIAIYLSHTATASTYGAAGSVVMILLWVYYSSLILLFGAAFTRSLLLRRKRPLIPRNSAVIVQREFIDKDSAKHQ; encoded by the coding sequence ATGCTCAAGCGCTCAGTGATTTTCTGGAGCCAGGTAGTCAAAGACGCGGTTCAACTCTGGTTAGAGCGGAATGCCTTCAGTTATGCCGGCTCCCTGGCCTTCTATACTCTGTTTTCTCTGGCCCCCGTCGTTATTATTGCAGTCACCGTGATTGGTGTGGTGATGGGTGAAGATGCCGCTCATGGGCAGATTGTCGCCCAATTGCAGGAGACTATGGGTGTCGAAGCTGCCAGTGCTATTGAACAGGCTGTTGCACAATCACGGATAGAGGAAGCCGGTATTCTACCTACTCTATTAGGGTTCGGTGCTTTGCTAGTGGGCGCCACCACAGTATTCGGACAAATGCAGTTTTCGCTTAACACCATCTGGGGCGTCACCGCCCGACCAACCGCTAACAGTGCACTGATTTTCCTTAAAAATCGCTTCTTGTCCCTAACCGTGGTGTTATCAATAGGCTTTATCCTACTGGTGTCACTTGCGGCTGGGGTAGTCGTCCGTGCCATGCTAAAGGCAGCAGATGACTTGCTTCCGTACACGACTCTGATAGCTTCCAGCGCTGAATCATTAATATCGCTGGGCGTTGTCATTCTGCTGTTCGCGACTATTTTTAAGGTATTACCGGATGTGGTACTGCGCTGGCAGGACGTACTGATTGGTGCGGTGGTCACGGCGGTATTGTTTACCATTGGGCGCAGCGTGATTGCCATCTACCTTTCCCATACCGCTACAGCCTCTACTTATGGCGCTGCAGGCTCAGTGGTGATGATTCTTTTATGGGTTTATTATTCGTCCTTGATACTGCTGTTTGGCGCAGCGTTTACACGTTCACTGCTGTTAAGGCGCAAAAGGCCTTTGATTCCGCGCAATAGCGCTGTCATTGTGCAACGCGAGTTTATTGATAAAGACAGCGCCAAGCATCAATAG
- the ruvC gene encoding crossover junction endodeoxyribonuclease RuvC, producing the protein MLTKELTVRILGIDPGSRITGYGVIDVHHGQPVYVASGCIRTTDSALEQRLAQIYAGLSEVIGQHRPNAVAVERVFLAKNADSALKLGQARGAALVCMANHGLAINEYAARQIKQTVTGQGGADKLQVQHMVTALLKLPSTPQADAADALAIAVTDAYSRSGLWVPAPQRRTRRSSGRWRL; encoded by the coding sequence GTGTTAACCAAAGAGTTAACCGTGCGTATTCTGGGCATTGATCCAGGCTCGCGGATTACCGGTTATGGCGTCATTGATGTCCACCACGGTCAGCCTGTTTACGTGGCGAGCGGCTGTATTCGCACTACCGATAGCGCTCTGGAGCAGCGCCTGGCGCAGATCTATGCGGGCTTAAGCGAAGTTATTGGCCAGCATCGGCCTAATGCGGTAGCCGTTGAGCGAGTGTTTTTGGCCAAGAATGCCGATTCAGCGCTCAAGCTAGGGCAGGCCAGGGGAGCGGCGCTGGTGTGTATGGCTAACCACGGCCTGGCGATCAATGAATATGCCGCTCGTCAGATCAAGCAGACCGTGACCGGCCAGGGTGGCGCTGACAAGCTACAGGTACAGCATATGGTTACGGCGCTGCTGAAGCTACCGAGTACGCCCCAGGCAGACGCCGCCGATGCCCTGGCGATTGCCGTGACAGATGCTTATTCCCGCAGCGGGCTTTGGGTACCTGCTCCACAGCGTCGCACCCGCCGAAGCAGTGGACGCTGGCGGTTATAA
- the cls gene encoding cardiolipin synthase: MTSWLWGTGLLLIYLLGIVSAVMALMSSRTSQGAIAWIISLLTFPYVAVPAYWFFGRPRFYGYVSARGERDSVLRQVLNRYRSNMLPYCSPSLTADIQAVEQLAMMPLTQQNHAELLIDGKETFESLFAGIDRAKHYVLIQFFIVRNDALGRRLQHHLELAAKRGVRVYFLYDEVGSRKLDEGYLKDLSNVGVKVSAFRSSRGFKHPFQLNFRNHRKVLVVDGEQGWLGGFNVGVEYLGEFSRHGPWRDTHLMLEGPSVLGLQEAFWEDWHWATGEVINLQWQPVAMPAPSHDVVIVPSGPADRLDTASLLVQSLIHSANERLWVTSPYFVPDQGVQDALRLAAMRGVDVRVMIPERPDHLLVFLSAFSFLPDMLRAGVKIYRYLPGFLHQKTILVDDNAAAIGTINLDNRSFRLNFEITAFIPSPEFAAQVRLMLEEDFTQCRRVSLDEIQQRPLWKKVISRAAYLMSPVQ; encoded by the coding sequence ATGACCTCCTGGTTATGGGGAACGGGCCTGCTGTTGATATACCTTTTAGGTATTGTGTCGGCGGTTATGGCGCTTATGTCCAGTCGAACGTCCCAGGGGGCCATTGCCTGGATCATTTCCTTATTAACCTTTCCCTATGTTGCCGTGCCTGCCTACTGGTTTTTCGGTCGACCACGTTTTTATGGCTATGTATCGGCCAGGGGAGAGCGTGATAGCGTCTTGCGCCAGGTGCTTAACCGCTATCGGTCCAATATGCTGCCTTACTGTTCGCCCTCGCTGACGGCGGATATTCAGGCAGTAGAGCAGTTGGCCATGATGCCGCTGACGCAACAGAATCACGCGGAATTGCTGATTGATGGCAAAGAAACCTTTGAAAGTCTGTTTGCCGGAATTGACCGGGCAAAGCACTACGTGCTGATCCAGTTCTTTATTGTTCGCAATGATGCGTTAGGGCGGCGTTTGCAACACCATCTGGAACTGGCGGCCAAGCGCGGTGTTCGGGTGTATTTTTTATATGATGAAGTGGGCAGTCGAAAGCTGGATGAGGGGTATCTCAAGGATCTGTCCAATGTTGGTGTCAAGGTCAGTGCTTTCCGTTCATCACGCGGTTTCAAGCATCCTTTCCAGCTGAACTTTCGTAATCATCGCAAGGTGTTGGTGGTGGATGGTGAGCAGGGCTGGCTGGGCGGCTTCAACGTAGGGGTGGAATATCTTGGAGAATTCAGCCGTCATGGGCCCTGGCGCGATACCCATCTAATGCTGGAAGGCCCCAGTGTGCTGGGGCTTCAGGAAGCCTTCTGGGAGGACTGGCACTGGGCGACAGGGGAGGTGATCAATCTACAGTGGCAGCCTGTTGCTATGCCTGCGCCGAGTCATGATGTCGTCATTGTGCCTTCTGGCCCCGCGGATCGGTTAGATACGGCAAGCCTGCTGGTTCAGAGTCTGATTCATAGCGCCAACGAGAGATTATGGGTGACAAGCCCCTATTTTGTACCTGATCAAGGTGTCCAGGACGCTCTACGGTTGGCCGCAATGCGCGGTGTGGACGTGCGGGTGATGATCCCTGAGCGCCCGGACCACCTGCTGGTATTTCTATCTGCATTTTCATTCCTGCCAGATATGTTAAGAGCCGGTGTTAAAATATACCGTTATCTTCCTGGGTTCTTACATCAAAAAACCATCCTTGTTGATGACAATGCGGCCGCTATCGGAACCATCAATCTAGATAATCGGTCATTCAGGCTCAACTTTGAAATAACAGCGTTTATTCCTAGTCCCGAATTTGCAGCTCAGGTGAGATTAATGCTTGAAGAGGATTTCACCCAATGTCGTCGTGTGTCCCTGGACGAGATACAGCAGCGGCCTTTATGGAAAAAAGTCATCTCACGAGCAGCCTATCTAATGTCACCCGTACAATAA
- a CDS encoding zinc ribbon domain-containing protein, with amino-acid sequence MPIYEYECKACGQRLEKLQKMSADPLTQCPECKQDTLSRLVSAAGFRLAGGGWYETDFKTGSKKNLVADKSDGTSTQKTSTDKGSAKNSDAAA; translated from the coding sequence ATGCCCATCTATGAATACGAGTGCAAGGCCTGCGGCCAGCGTTTGGAAAAACTGCAGAAAATGAGCGCAGACCCGCTGACCCAATGTCCAGAGTGTAAACAGGATACCCTGTCGCGTCTGGTGTCGGCAGCAGGCTTTCGCCTGGCCGGAGGCGGATGGTATGAGACCGATTTCAAAACGGGTAGCAAGAAGAACCTGGTGGCTGACAAGTCCGACGGCACCTCTACCCAGAAGACTAGCACAGACAAAGGCTCAGCCAAGAACAGTGATGCTGCCGCCTGA
- a CDS encoding acylphosphatase, which translates to MKQSSVRAWVTGKVQGVWFRRATQEQALKLGLTGYAKNLPDGRVEVLMCGSSDNIKVLSQWLWHGPENARVTHVELEVLDQVAMPDHFSTY; encoded by the coding sequence ATGAAACAGTCCAGTGTACGGGCATGGGTCACAGGCAAGGTTCAAGGGGTGTGGTTTCGTCGAGCCACCCAGGAACAGGCACTCAAGCTGGGCCTCACCGGCTACGCCAAGAACCTCCCCGACGGGCGGGTAGAGGTTCTGATGTGTGGTTCCAGCGATAATATAAAGGTGTTATCCCAATGGTTATGGCACGGCCCTGAAAATGCTCGGGTCACTCACGTTGAACTAGAGGTGCTTGATCAGGTGGCAATGCCCGATCATTTTTCAACCTATTAG
- the aspS gene encoding aspartate--tRNA ligase encodes MRSHYCGQLNETLVDQTVTVCGWVHRRRDHGGVIFLDMRDRDGIAQFVVDPDTAEAFAHADRARSEYVLRVTGRVRLRPEGTQNPNMPTGMIEVLAKEVEVLNAAATPPFQLDEHGKVGEEVRLKHRYIDLRRPEMIEKLRLRSRISHNVRAYLENQGFLDIETPVLTRATPEGARDYLVPSRTHAGSFFALPQSPQLFKQLLMVAGFDRYYQIAKCFRDEDLRADRQPEFTQIDIEASFVSEDDIMSITEDMIRQLFNDVLDVELPVFPRMTWHDAMQRFGSDKPDLRIPLELTDIDDLMKQVDFKVFSGPANAEDGRVAALKVAGGASLSRKVIDEYTKFVGIYGAKGLAWIKVNERAKGIEGLQSPIVKFMENVVEELLDRVDAKDGDIIFFGADKASIVNEAMGALRVRIGADLDLYTHEWAPLWVVDFPMFEADGNGRLSPLHHPFTAPACSPEALKADPAAALSRAYDMVLNGTELGGGSLRIHDQTMQSTVFDILGIGEEEAREKFGFLLDALHYGAPPHGGLAFGLDRLVMLMTGATTIREVIAFPKTQSAACLMTDAPGDVSTEQLKELNIRLRQKAKADASE; translated from the coding sequence ATGCGCAGCCATTATTGCGGCCAGCTGAACGAAACATTGGTGGATCAAACGGTTACCGTTTGCGGCTGGGTACACCGCCGCCGTGACCACGGTGGGGTGATTTTCCTCGATATGCGTGACCGTGATGGGATTGCGCAATTTGTTGTGGACCCTGATACCGCCGAAGCATTCGCCCATGCCGACCGTGCCCGTAGTGAATATGTGCTGCGCGTGACAGGCCGCGTACGTCTGCGTCCTGAAGGCACCCAGAATCCCAACATGCCCACCGGCATGATTGAGGTTCTGGCCAAGGAAGTCGAAGTGCTGAATGCCGCCGCCACGCCGCCTTTCCAGCTTGATGAGCATGGTAAGGTAGGCGAAGAAGTACGTCTCAAGCACCGCTATATTGATCTGCGTCGTCCGGAGATGATTGAAAAGCTGCGTCTGCGTTCGCGTATCTCGCACAATGTGCGGGCCTACCTCGAAAACCAGGGTTTTCTGGATATCGAAACCCCGGTATTGACTCGGGCCACACCGGAAGGCGCCAGGGACTATCTGGTACCCAGCCGTACCCATGCGGGCAGTTTCTTTGCGCTTCCCCAGTCTCCGCAGCTTTTCAAGCAGCTGCTGATGGTGGCCGGTTTTGATCGCTACTACCAGATTGCCAAGTGCTTCCGCGATGAAGATCTACGCGCCGATCGTCAGCCAGAATTCACCCAGATTGATATCGAGGCATCGTTTGTCAGCGAAGATGACATCATGTCGATTACCGAAGACATGATCCGTCAGCTGTTTAATGATGTGCTGGATGTCGAATTGCCGGTTTTCCCGCGGATGACCTGGCATGATGCCATGCAGCGTTTTGGCTCCGACAAACCTGATCTGCGTATTCCGCTGGAATTGACCGATATTGACGATCTGATGAAGCAGGTCGACTTCAAGGTGTTCTCAGGCCCTGCCAACGCTGAGGATGGCCGAGTGGCTGCCCTTAAAGTGGCGGGCGGTGCCAGCCTGTCGCGCAAGGTAATCGACGAATATACCAAGTTTGTCGGCATCTATGGCGCCAAGGGTCTCGCCTGGATCAAGGTCAACGAGCGTGCCAAAGGCATCGAAGGGCTGCAGTCGCCTATCGTCAAGTTCATGGAAAACGTGGTGGAAGAGCTGCTTGACCGCGTGGATGCCAAAGACGGTGATATCATCTTCTTTGGTGCTGACAAGGCGTCTATCGTCAATGAGGCGATGGGGGCGTTGCGCGTCAGAATTGGCGCTGATCTAGACCTTTACACCCATGAATGGGCACCGCTGTGGGTGGTTGATTTCCCGATGTTCGAAGCTGACGGCAACGGCCGTTTAAGCCCCTTGCATCACCCCTTCACTGCACCGGCCTGTTCACCGGAAGCGCTCAAGGCAGACCCGGCAGCGGCACTGTCACGCGCTTACGATATGGTGCTTAACGGCACTGAACTGGGTGGCGGCTCACTGCGTATCCATGACCAGACCATGCAAAGCACTGTCTTTGACATCCTTGGCATCGGTGAAGAAGAAGCCCGTGAGAAGTTTGGCTTCCTGCTGGACGCCTTGCATTATGGCGCGCCGCCCCATGGTGGCCTGGCCTTTGGCCTGGATCGCCTGGTGATGTTGATGACCGGAGCGACCACTATTCGCGAAGTCATTGCCTTCCCGAAAACCCAGAGCGCGGCTTGCCTGATGACAGATGCACCGGGAGATGTCAGCACCGAGCAGCTTAAAGAGCTCAATATTCGTCTGCGTCAGAAAGCCAAGGCTGACGCCAGCGAATAA
- the ruvB gene encoding Holliday junction branch migration DNA helicase RuvB, producing the protein MLEHDRLIAAAPEQGEVRLDHAIRPKRLADYIGQPRVREQMEIFIGAARLREESLDHTLVFGPPGLGKTTLANIIAAEMGVGLKSTSGPVLERAGDLAAMLTNLEEGDVLFIDEIHRLSPVVEEVLYPAMEDFQLDIMIGEGPAARSIKLDLPRFTLVGATTRAGLLTSPLRDRFGIVQRLEFYNLAELTEIVTRSARLLEVPSTPDGCEEIAKRSRGTPRIANRLLRRVRDYADIKGRGEIDTPIADAALNMLNVDHHGLDHMDRRLLLAMIDKFDGGPVGVDSLSAAIGEERDTIEDVIEPYLIQQGLMMRTPRGRVVTRQAWSHFSRVPHEQATDAGGETRP; encoded by the coding sequence ATGCTTGAACATGATCGTCTGATTGCCGCAGCACCTGAGCAGGGTGAAGTCCGTCTGGATCACGCTATTCGTCCCAAACGCTTGGCTGACTACATTGGCCAGCCGCGTGTACGTGAACAGATGGAAATCTTTATTGGTGCGGCCAGGCTGCGGGAAGAAAGTCTTGACCATACGCTGGTATTCGGCCCTCCGGGGCTGGGGAAAACCACCTTGGCCAATATCATTGCCGCAGAAATGGGCGTTGGGCTCAAGTCAACCTCAGGGCCGGTTCTGGAACGGGCGGGCGACTTAGCGGCGATGTTGACCAACCTGGAAGAAGGCGATGTGCTGTTCATTGATGAAATACATCGGCTTTCGCCCGTAGTAGAAGAAGTGCTTTATCCGGCCATGGAAGATTTTCAGCTCGATATCATGATTGGCGAAGGGCCTGCAGCACGCTCGATCAAGCTTGATCTGCCGCGTTTCACGCTGGTGGGCGCTACTACCCGTGCTGGGCTTTTGACATCGCCTCTGCGCGACCGTTTTGGCATTGTCCAGCGGCTGGAATTCTATAACCTTGCCGAGCTGACCGAGATTGTCACCCGTTCCGCGCGCTTGCTTGAAGTGCCTTCCACCCCGGATGGCTGCGAGGAGATCGCTAAACGCTCCCGGGGAACACCGCGGATTGCCAACCGCCTGTTAAGGCGGGTAAGGGATTACGCCGATATCAAAGGACGTGGTGAAATCGACACGCCGATTGCCGATGCGGCACTCAATATGCTTAACGTTGATCATCACGGCCTCGACCATATGGACCGGCGCCTGCTATTGGCCATGATAGATAAATTTGACGGCGGCCCGGTCGGGGTGGATTCCCTCTCCGCGGCGATCGGTGAAGAGCGTGACACTATCGAAGATGTCATTGAACCCTATCTTATCCAGCAGGGCCTGATGATGCGCACCCCACGTGGGCGTGTGGTCACTCGCCAGGCCTGGTCGCATTTCAGTCGCGTCCCCCATGAACAGGCCACAGACGCTGGTGGAGAAACCCGACCATGA
- the ybgC gene encoding tol-pal system-associated acyl-CoA thioesterase: protein MPVRVYMEDTDAGGIVYYVNYLKFMERARSEWLRCHCINQQALLVENTQLVVYRLTCHYAKPALLDDALTVTAVVTDVGRCKATFEQVVEREGELLCSATVEIACLNARTMKPKRWPAQVLKVFNISE from the coding sequence ATGCCCGTCAGGGTATATATGGAAGATACCGATGCCGGTGGAATTGTCTATTACGTCAATTATCTGAAGTTCATGGAGCGGGCGCGCAGCGAATGGTTGCGTTGTCACTGCATTAATCAACAGGCGTTGCTGGTCGAAAATACTCAGTTGGTGGTCTATCGTCTAACCTGCCACTATGCAAAGCCCGCACTGCTTGATGATGCCTTGACAGTGACGGCTGTGGTGACAGACGTGGGGCGCTGCAAGGCTACTTTCGAGCAAGTAGTTGAACGTGAAGGGGAACTACTTTGCAGTGCCACGGTCGAGATAGCGTGCTTGAATGCCAGAACCATGAAACCCAAGAGATGGCCAGCTCAGGTACTCAAGGTATTTAATATCAGTGAGTAA
- a CDS encoding D-2-hydroxyacid dehydrogenase, whose amino-acid sequence MANAVILDAESLGPDIDLTAIESQVNQLDVYQQSTPQQARERLQDADIAIVNKVIIDADTLQALPRLRLICVLATGLNNIDLDAAKAHSIEVMNVNAYGTASVSQHTLMLMLTLANRLPLYQADIAKGKWQQSAFFCLQDHPTVQLAGKQLVMVGKGELGSEVARLAEAFGMKVSFAARPGNEANDARPSLDDLLPQADIISLHCPLNANTRHLINGERLANAKSSLLLVNCARGGIVDEVAALEALKAGQLGGLAVDVLPEEPPRNGHPLLDALHAGATGQAAPLNLIVTPHNAWITPEARQNIVRLTAENIQAWKESA is encoded by the coding sequence ATGGCTAATGCCGTCATTCTCGATGCCGAAAGCCTGGGACCAGATATTGATCTTACTGCCATTGAAAGCCAAGTGAATCAGCTTGACGTTTATCAGCAAAGCACCCCACAGCAGGCCAGAGAGCGCTTACAGGATGCCGATATTGCAATCGTCAACAAGGTGATCATCGATGCTGACACCTTACAGGCGCTGCCTCGCTTACGCCTGATCTGTGTATTGGCCACCGGCCTCAATAATATTGATCTTGATGCTGCCAAGGCGCATAGCATAGAGGTCATGAACGTGAACGCTTACGGCACGGCCAGTGTCTCCCAGCACACCCTGATGCTGATGCTTACCCTGGCTAACCGCCTGCCGCTATACCAGGCCGATATTGCTAAGGGTAAATGGCAGCAAAGCGCATTTTTCTGCCTCCAGGATCATCCCACCGTTCAGCTTGCTGGCAAACAGCTTGTCATGGTGGGAAAAGGTGAATTGGGTAGCGAGGTCGCGCGCTTGGCTGAAGCCTTCGGAATGAAGGTCAGTTTTGCCGCCCGCCCCGGCAATGAGGCAAATGACGCACGCCCATCTCTGGATGACCTGCTTCCACAAGCAGATATTATCAGCCTGCACTGCCCGCTGAATGCAAATACCCGCCACCTGATAAATGGTGAGCGGTTGGCAAATGCCAAGTCATCACTGCTGCTGGTCAACTGCGCGCGCGGAGGCATTGTTGATGAAGTGGCCGCGTTAGAGGCTCTTAAGGCGGGTCAGCTAGGCGGCCTGGCCGTGGATGTACTACCTGAAGAGCCACCCCGAAACGGTCACCCGCTACTCGATGCTTTACACGCTGGCGCTACAGGCCAGGCAGCCCCCTTAAACCTTATCGTCACGCCGCATAACGCCTGGATCACACCGGAAGCAAGGCAAAATATTGTCAGGCTGACAGCTGAGAATATTCAGGCTTGGAAAGAGTCTGCCTGA